From a region of the Streptomyces sp. NBC_01454 genome:
- a CDS encoding aldo/keto reductase: MTTTQGPRTPKSLGSLSVSPLSLGGNVFGWTADEAESFAVLDAYVAGGGNFIDTADVYSAWVPGNKGGESETVIGNWLASRGNRADVVIATKVGAHPDLKGLSAATIKSAVDDSLTRLRTDYIDLYYTHYDDESVEVGEFLTALDDLVRAGKVREIAASNISAPRLAESLAFSAREGLARYVALQPHYNLVSRDTYEGDLADVAARNNVAAVPYYALASGFLTGKYRPGTTTDSARSGAAAKHLTTDRGLRVLQALDTVATAHEAEVATVALAWLAARPTVAAPIASARTVDQLPALLAVADLTLSDAELTLLNEASA, translated from the coding sequence ATGACCACGACTCAAGGCCCCCGCACCCCCAAGTCCCTCGGCTCGCTCTCCGTCTCCCCGCTCTCCCTGGGCGGCAATGTCTTCGGCTGGACGGCCGACGAAGCCGAGTCCTTCGCCGTGCTCGACGCGTATGTGGCCGGCGGCGGCAACTTCATCGACACCGCCGACGTCTACTCGGCGTGGGTCCCGGGCAACAAGGGCGGCGAGTCCGAGACCGTCATCGGCAACTGGCTGGCCTCGCGCGGCAACCGCGCCGACGTCGTCATCGCCACCAAGGTCGGCGCCCACCCGGACCTCAAGGGTCTGTCCGCCGCGACGATCAAGTCCGCGGTCGACGACTCCCTGACCCGCCTGCGCACGGACTACATCGACCTCTACTACACCCACTACGACGACGAATCGGTCGAGGTCGGGGAGTTCCTCACGGCCCTCGACGACCTCGTCCGGGCCGGCAAGGTCCGTGAGATCGCCGCCTCCAACATCTCGGCGCCGCGCCTGGCGGAGTCCCTGGCCTTCTCCGCCCGCGAGGGCCTGGCCCGCTACGTCGCCCTCCAGCCGCACTACAACCTGGTCTCCCGCGACACCTACGAGGGCGACCTCGCCGACGTGGCCGCCCGCAACAACGTGGCGGCGGTGCCGTACTACGCCCTCGCCTCCGGCTTCCTGACCGGCAAGTACCGCCCGGGCACCACGACCGACAGCGCTCGCTCCGGTGCCGCCGCCAAGCATCTGACCACCGACCGCGGCCTCCGCGTCCTGCAGGCCCTCGACACCGTCGCCACCGCCCACGAGGCCGAAGTCGCCACCGTCGCCCTGGCCTGGCTCGCCGCCCGGCCCACCGTCGCGGCCCCGATCGCCAGCGCCCGCACGGTGGATCAGCTGCCGGCGTTGCTGGCGGTGGCAGATCTGACGCTCAGCGACGCCGAACTCACCTTGCTGAACGAGGCTTCGGCCTGA
- a CDS encoding PP2C family protein-serine/threonine phosphatase, translating into MRDGAAPPEGGGERRAPVSPAVRRLVGRIPVLLIIGGLAFGMAAPPGCTAAPFFAAAPPAAAPLSSLRTTALTALAATLGEIWTVLYRGAAQTRGAAVTEIVLVLAVSLLAPAINRVVRAGGGHPAAVQEAAAAQRAVLPMPPARLAGFAVAARYRGARAASGTGGDLYAAQDTPHGVRLIVGDVRGKGLPAVASAMTVLGAFREAADQETTLEAVAARLERALERERERCDGPDRSEDFATALLAELPAGEPSVLRVLNRGHPAPLLLAPDGGLRELLPAEPGLPLGMSGVGSRPGRPDETFFPAGALLLCFTDGVTAARDLFGRSYHPPGRLRGGRFPGPDVLLDTLIEDVTRHTGGEPADDVALLAVQRPMGE; encoded by the coding sequence ATGCGCGACGGTGCGGCGCCCCCCGAGGGCGGCGGGGAGCGGCGGGCCCCGGTGTCCCCGGCTGTCCGCCGCCTGGTGGGCCGCATCCCGGTTCTGCTGATCATCGGCGGCCTGGCCTTCGGCATGGCGGCGCCACCCGGCTGCACCGCCGCCCCCTTCTTCGCCGCCGCCCCGCCGGCCGCCGCGCCGCTGTCCTCGCTGCGGACCACCGCGCTGACGGCCCTGGCCGCCACGCTCGGCGAGATCTGGACCGTCCTCTACCGCGGCGCCGCACAGACCCGCGGGGCCGCGGTGACGGAGATCGTCCTGGTCCTCGCCGTTTCCCTGCTCGCGCCGGCCATCAACCGGGTGGTGCGGGCCGGCGGTGGCCACCCGGCAGCCGTGCAGGAGGCCGCGGCCGCCCAGCGCGCCGTCCTGCCCATGCCGCCCGCACGGCTCGCCGGGTTCGCCGTCGCCGCCCGCTACCGGGGTGCGCGAGCGGCCTCCGGGACCGGCGGCGACCTCTACGCGGCGCAGGACACCCCGCACGGCGTACGGCTGATCGTCGGCGACGTACGGGGCAAGGGCCTGCCGGCGGTGGCGTCCGCGATGACCGTCCTCGGCGCGTTCCGTGAGGCCGCGGATCAGGAGACCACCCTGGAGGCGGTGGCGGCGCGGCTGGAGCGGGCGCTGGAACGGGAGCGCGAGCGGTGCGACGGCCCCGACCGGTCCGAGGACTTCGCCACCGCCCTCCTGGCCGAGCTGCCCGCCGGCGAGCCGTCCGTCCTGCGGGTGCTCAACCGCGGCCACCCCGCCCCGCTGCTGCTCGCCCCGGACGGCGGGCTGCGCGAGCTGCTTCCGGCGGAGCCGGGGCTCCCGCTGGGGATGAGCGGGGTGGGCAGCCGGCCCGGCCGGCCGGACGAGACGTTCTTCCCGGCCGGTGCCCTGCTGCTCTGCTTCACCGACGGGGTGACCGCGGCCCGTGATCTGTTCGGCCGCAGCTACCACCCGCCGGGCAGACTGCGCGGCGGCCGCTTCCCGGGCCCGGACGTCCTCCTGGACACCCTCATCGAGGACGTCACCCGGCACACGGGCGGCGAACCGGCCGACGATGTGGCCCTGCTGGCGGTGCAGCGGCCGATGGGAGAGTAG
- a CDS encoding arsenate reductase ArsC — protein sequence MPDAALPSVLFVCVHNAGRSQMAAAFLTHLAGDRVQVRSAGSAPADAVNPAVIAAMAEAGIDVSAEVPKVLTAEAVQASDVVITMGCGDTCPVFPGKRYLDWQLPDPAGQGVEAVRPIRDDIERRIRGLIDEIADQGPV from the coding sequence GTGCCTGATGCTGCCCTGCCCTCCGTGCTGTTCGTCTGCGTCCACAACGCCGGCCGCTCGCAGATGGCCGCCGCGTTCCTCACGCACCTCGCGGGTGACCGCGTCCAGGTGCGGTCCGCCGGGTCCGCCCCCGCCGACGCCGTGAACCCGGCCGTCATCGCGGCAATGGCCGAGGCTGGCATCGATGTCTCGGCCGAGGTGCCCAAGGTGCTCACCGCCGAGGCGGTGCAGGCGTCCGACGTCGTCATCACGATGGGCTGCGGCGACACCTGCCCCGTCTTCCCCGGTAAGCGGTACCTCGACTGGCAGTTGCCCGATCCCGCTGGGCAGGGCGTCGAGGCCGTGCGGCCGATCCGCGACGACATCGAGCGGCGGATTCGCGGACTGATCGACGAGATCGCCGATCAGGGGCCGGTGTGA
- a CDS encoding cupin domain-containing protein, giving the protein MTAISSAVRSLGGDFPAEAFGRTYRLWPRVGDFSDLFTWDDLNQIIARHRLEPPRLRLFNDGSQIPQHSYAHPVVSKRHTVWHRIEPANLHHHLKDGASLVLDAVDALHPGVEDLATALERHFRTDVQVNLYASWTPKEGFGVHWDDHDVVVLQLEGAKRWKLYGATRIDPLRVDTEAPEPPTGAPVAEVVLQAGDMLYLPRGWWHAVAATDGRSLHLTCGLKPTTGADLLSWLADQLRVSNTVRANLPYFAPPDERTAYLQALRKEFADALHEGVIEEFINARGSTDPGRPMPSLPFVDGIPADGSLSVRLTAAGAWYGVDEIGHVVFSAGGQEWTFSRPVLAVIKLLLNGTTATLGELSVSSGLPAGHVAALVSELVEAGVAAVSRRR; this is encoded by the coding sequence ATGACCGCCATCTCCTCGGCGGTCCGGAGCCTCGGCGGGGACTTCCCCGCCGAGGCGTTCGGCCGCACCTACCGTCTCTGGCCGCGCGTCGGCGACTTCTCGGACCTGTTCACATGGGACGACCTCAACCAGATCATCGCCCGCCACCGCCTCGAACCCCCACGGCTGCGGCTCTTCAACGATGGCAGCCAGATCCCGCAACACAGCTACGCTCATCCCGTGGTGTCCAAGCGCCACACGGTCTGGCACCGGATCGAGCCGGCCAACCTGCACCACCATCTCAAGGACGGTGCCTCGCTGGTCCTGGACGCCGTGGACGCATTGCACCCCGGCGTGGAAGACCTCGCGACCGCACTGGAGCGGCACTTCCGCACCGACGTGCAGGTCAACCTCTACGCCTCATGGACTCCGAAGGAAGGCTTCGGCGTGCACTGGGACGACCACGATGTGGTGGTCCTCCAACTCGAAGGCGCCAAGCGGTGGAAGCTCTACGGAGCCACCCGGATCGACCCGCTGCGCGTCGACACCGAGGCACCCGAGCCACCAACCGGGGCCCCGGTCGCAGAGGTCGTGCTCCAGGCCGGCGACATGCTCTATCTGCCCCGCGGATGGTGGCACGCCGTCGCCGCCACCGATGGTCGGTCCCTCCACCTGACCTGCGGCCTGAAACCCACCACCGGAGCGGACCTCCTGTCGTGGCTCGCGGACCAGCTGCGCGTCTCGAATACCGTCCGCGCGAACCTGCCGTACTTCGCCCCTCCGGACGAGCGGACCGCGTATCTCCAAGCCTTGCGCAAGGAGTTCGCCGACGCCCTGCATGAGGGGGTGATCGAGGAGTTCATCAACGCACGGGGGAGCACGGACCCTGGTCGGCCCATGCCGTCGCTGCCGTTCGTGGACGGCATCCCGGCGGACGGGAGCCTGTCCGTCCGGCTCACCGCTGCCGGAGCCTGGTACGGCGTGGACGAGATCGGGCACGTTGTGTTCAGCGCCGGCGGCCAGGAGTGGACGTTCAGCAGGCCGGTCCTCGCCGTGATCAAGCTCCTTCTCAACGGAACCACCGCAACCCTGGGCGAACTGTCGGTAAGCTCCGGGCTCCCCGCCGGCCACGTCGCAGCCCTTGTCTCCGAGCTGGTCGAGGCCGGTGTCGCCGCCGTCAGCCGGAGAAGGTAG
- a CDS encoding ArsR/SmtB family transcription factor: MSKQELVVLGQADEAGACCPGLLTAPLDEGQAEELAKVFKALGDPVRLRLLSMIASRAGGEVCVCDLTPAFDLSQPTISHHLKLLRQAGLIDCERRGTWVYYWLLPEMTDRLAGILTRPAGEPLPASVEAAGAAL; encoded by the coding sequence ATGTCGAAACAAGAGCTTGTTGTGCTCGGTCAGGCCGATGAGGCAGGTGCGTGCTGCCCGGGGCTGCTGACAGCTCCCCTCGACGAGGGGCAGGCCGAAGAGCTGGCGAAGGTGTTCAAGGCGCTGGGCGATCCGGTGCGGCTGCGTCTGTTGTCGATGATCGCCTCGCGTGCCGGAGGCGAGGTCTGCGTCTGCGACCTCACCCCTGCGTTCGACCTGTCGCAGCCGACGATCTCGCATCACCTCAAGCTGCTCCGGCAGGCCGGCCTCATCGACTGTGAGCGGCGTGGCACGTGGGTCTACTACTGGCTGCTGCCCGAGATGACGGACCGCCTCGCGGGCATCCTGACGCGCCCCGCCGGCGAGCCCCTGCCCGCCTCGGTCGAGGCCGCCGGGGCTGCCTTGTGA
- a CDS encoding ArsI/CadI family heavy metal resistance metalloenzyme — translation MSRAQLALRVSDLEASITFYSKLFGTEPAKRRDGYANFALTEPPLKLVLIEGVPGQETRLDHLGVEVESTDQVTAATTRLKDAGLATFEENDTSCCYALQDKVWVHGPGKEPWEVYVVKADADTLGKSDDPSAGTGSDACCASKPVDANSVAGCGCGS, via the coding sequence ATGTCCCGCGCACAGCTCGCCCTTCGCGTCAGCGACCTCGAAGCGTCGATCACCTTCTACTCGAAGCTGTTCGGCACCGAACCGGCCAAGCGACGCGACGGCTACGCCAACTTCGCCCTCACCGAACCGCCACTCAAGCTCGTACTGATCGAGGGCGTGCCCGGCCAGGAGACCCGCCTCGACCACCTCGGAGTAGAGGTCGAGTCCACGGACCAGGTGACGGCCGCCACGACCCGGCTCAAGGACGCCGGCCTCGCCACGTTCGAGGAGAACGACACCTCGTGCTGCTACGCCCTGCAGGACAAGGTGTGGGTACACGGCCCCGGCAAGGAGCCGTGGGAGGTCTACGTCGTCAAGGCCGACGCCGACACCCTCGGCAAGAGCGACGATCCGTCCGCAGGCACCGGCAGTGACGCCTGCTGCGCGAGCAAGCCGGTCGACGCGAACTCTGTCGCGGGTTGCGGCTGCGGAAGCTGA
- a CDS encoding helix-turn-helix domain-containing protein, with the protein MSPLHQYRCVLTRCGYGTSGACPVAGSELTLGKTIAKARRRKGWPQRDLAAMIDRSESWVSQVERDVIPVNSLDTLRQISDVLGISLSALLAAAPPGPTPVSTRRRPASARVDRNLGPEEGDDPVRRRELLAAAAVVFTTPLAGASPAEASTLAPLEDHLLYGTATVPKRGEVSPRGVAAEVKASREEFRAARYDTLARNLPGRIAQAQGLEPAELSATAVADLYNIATRLCIKVGEDGLVAITADRALTSARIGGDALTTAEAHRMVSSAWRRQGHLARATDIAVRAAQDVRGDRGTPETARLAASVSLLATAAYTAAKMGDRPTAHALIGEAAEAAEIGRTSPEARTDTGTQQVLLHQLSVHYLLGDAGQAIDLAKTINPAALPTAERQGRFFTDVARCFDQWGKPEQCHRALLAAERAAPQEIRRGSVKNLASGLLRHDQTLPGVRAFAGRAGVAVN; encoded by the coding sequence ATGAGCCCCTTGCACCAGTACCGTTGCGTGCTCACGCGATGCGGATACGGGACCTCGGGGGCGTGCCCAGTGGCGGGAAGTGAACTCACACTCGGTAAGACGATCGCCAAGGCGCGCAGGCGCAAAGGATGGCCGCAGCGGGACCTGGCTGCGATGATCGACCGGTCGGAGAGCTGGGTGTCTCAGGTCGAACGGGACGTCATCCCGGTCAACAGCCTGGATACGCTCCGTCAGATCTCCGATGTCTTAGGCATTTCGCTGTCCGCCCTCCTCGCCGCTGCGCCGCCCGGGCCAACGCCGGTATCGACTCGGCGTCGGCCCGCCTCCGCTAGGGTTGATCGCAATCTTGGTCCAGAGGAGGGGGACGACCCCGTGCGACGCCGCGAACTTCTGGCCGCTGCGGCGGTTGTCTTCACCACCCCCTTGGCCGGTGCCTCTCCAGCCGAGGCCAGCACCCTCGCGCCCCTGGAAGATCACCTGCTCTACGGCACTGCCACCGTGCCGAAGCGCGGAGAGGTGTCACCGCGCGGCGTCGCTGCCGAAGTGAAGGCGTCCCGAGAGGAATTCCGAGCCGCCCGCTACGACACGCTGGCCCGGAACCTGCCCGGCAGGATCGCGCAAGCTCAGGGCCTGGAACCGGCGGAGCTGTCGGCCACCGCCGTCGCCGACCTCTACAACATCGCCACTCGGCTGTGCATCAAGGTCGGCGAGGACGGGCTGGTGGCGATCACTGCGGACCGTGCGCTGACCTCTGCGCGGATCGGCGGCGATGCCCTCACGACCGCCGAGGCGCACCGGATGGTGTCCAGTGCGTGGCGCCGCCAAGGTCACCTCGCCCGCGCCACTGATATCGCCGTCAGGGCCGCGCAGGACGTGCGGGGGGATCGCGGCACTCCCGAGACCGCCCGGCTGGCCGCGAGTGTCTCGCTTCTGGCCACTGCCGCGTACACGGCGGCCAAGATGGGCGATCGGCCCACCGCGCACGCGCTGATCGGCGAGGCCGCCGAAGCCGCCGAAATCGGCCGGACGAGCCCCGAGGCCCGCACGGACACCGGTACCCAGCAAGTGCTGCTGCACCAGCTTTCCGTCCACTACCTGCTCGGTGACGCCGGCCAGGCGATCGACCTGGCCAAGACCATCAACCCCGCGGCCCTGCCGACCGCCGAACGGCAGGGGCGCTTCTTCACTGACGTGGCCCGGTGCTTCGACCAGTGGGGCAAGCCCGAGCAGTGCCACCGGGCTCTGCTGGCGGCCGAACGGGCCGCACCACAGGAGATCCGGCGCGGGTCGGTCAAGAACCTGGCCAGCGGCCTGCTCCGGCATGACCAGACCCTCCCTGGCGTCCGGGCGTTCGCCGGCCGCGCGGGCGTGGCCGTCAACTGA
- a CDS encoding M23 family metallopeptidase: protein MASNRPAPEGSSAFEPDDRGAFRGPGDPDGNGDGPWEEWNPTEESVRSVRGKHRVAKQRAGGLARGGTVLGVGVIAAVGASGMASAEDRPPLPISMPDLGGMADDLSGALPDAASLPGVGGLISDADADAGTASGSTDAASGPLTQATRTGADDGGAGPGEALRSRILQQADVQQGAGEQEARDTAEHTALQRAEQEATAHQQSAEKATAAKKAAEMEAKRQAEEAARQKAEAARLAKLAQSFTAPVASFTLTAGFGEAGDRWAADHTGQDFAAPSGTPVKAIHSGTITQAGWAGAYGYRLVLTLDDGTELWFCHLSSMVKTSGKVGTGEVIARVGATGNVTGPHLHLEVRPGGGDPIDPMPWLRDHGIKV from the coding sequence GTGGCGTCCAACAGGCCTGCCCCCGAGGGTTCGTCCGCCTTTGAGCCCGATGACCGAGGTGCCTTCCGGGGCCCCGGTGATCCGGACGGAAACGGCGACGGTCCGTGGGAGGAATGGAATCCCACCGAGGAATCCGTCCGTTCCGTCCGCGGTAAGCACCGGGTGGCCAAGCAGCGTGCCGGCGGCCTCGCCCGCGGCGGCACGGTCCTGGGTGTCGGAGTGATCGCCGCGGTCGGCGCGAGCGGAATGGCCTCGGCCGAGGACCGCCCGCCGCTTCCGATCTCGATGCCCGACCTCGGCGGAATGGCCGACGACCTCTCCGGCGCCCTCCCGGACGCCGCGTCCCTCCCCGGCGTCGGCGGCCTCATATCCGACGCGGACGCGGACGCCGGCACGGCCTCCGGTTCCACGGATGCCGCCTCCGGTCCCCTCACCCAGGCCACCCGCACGGGCGCGGACGACGGCGGCGCGGGCCCCGGCGAGGCGCTGCGCAGCCGGATCCTCCAGCAGGCCGACGTGCAGCAGGGCGCCGGTGAGCAGGAGGCCCGCGACACCGCCGAACACACCGCCCTCCAGCGGGCCGAGCAGGAAGCCACCGCCCACCAGCAGTCGGCCGAGAAGGCCACCGCCGCCAAGAAGGCAGCCGAGATGGAGGCCAAGCGCCAGGCCGAAGAAGCGGCCCGTCAGAAGGCGGAGGCCGCGCGCCTCGCCAAGCTGGCCCAGAGCTTTACCGCCCCCGTCGCCTCCTTCACCCTGACCGCCGGCTTCGGCGAGGCCGGCGACCGCTGGGCCGCGGACCACACCGGTCAGGACTTCGCCGCACCGTCCGGCACGCCCGTCAAGGCGATCCACTCCGGCACCATCACCCAGGCCGGCTGGGCCGGTGCGTACGGCTACCGCCTCGTCCTCACCCTCGACGACGGCACCGAACTCTGGTTCTGCCATCTGTCCTCGATGGTGAAGACCTCCGGCAAGGTCGGCACCGGCGAGGTCATCGCCCGCGTCGGCGCCACCGGCAATGTCACCGGCCCCCATCTCCACCTGGAGGTGCGCCCCGGCGGCGGCGACCCGATCGACCCGATGCCGTGGCTGCGGGACCACGGAATCAAGGTGTAA
- the arsB gene encoding ACR3 family arsenite efflux transporter — MSAVPEQAVAGRLSFLDRYLAVWILAAMALGLGLGRVVPGLGDALAKVTVTGVSLPIALGLLVMMYPVLAKVRYDRLDTVTRDRRLLLPSLLLNWIVGPALMFALAWVFLPDLPEYRTGLIIVGLARCIAMVIIWNDLACGDREAAAVLVALNSVFQVIAFSALGWFYLSVLPGWLGLERSGLDVSVWEIARSVLIFLGIPLAAGYLTRRIGEKAKGRAWYEAKLIPRIGPFALYGLLFTIVILFALQGDAITSQPLDVARIALPLLVYFALMWAGSMALGRSVGLNYSRATTLAFTAAGNNFELAIAVAIATFGATSGQALAGVVGPLIEVPVLIGLVYVALYARRYFTIAEPLPEEGPARA; from the coding sequence GTGAGCGCCGTGCCCGAGCAGGCCGTCGCCGGCCGCCTGTCGTTCCTCGACCGGTACCTCGCCGTCTGGATCCTCGCCGCGATGGCTCTCGGTCTCGGTCTCGGCCGCGTCGTACCCGGCCTTGGGGACGCCCTCGCCAAGGTCACCGTGACCGGCGTATCGCTGCCCATCGCGCTCGGCCTGCTGGTGATGATGTACCCGGTTCTCGCGAAGGTGCGCTACGACCGGCTCGACACTGTCACCCGTGACCGTCGGCTGTTGTTGCCCTCGCTGCTGCTGAACTGGATCGTCGGCCCGGCGCTCATGTTCGCGCTGGCGTGGGTGTTCCTGCCGGACCTGCCCGAGTACCGCACGGGCCTGATCATCGTGGGGCTGGCGCGCTGCATCGCCATGGTGATCATCTGGAACGACCTGGCCTGTGGCGACCGCGAGGCCGCCGCTGTCCTGGTGGCGCTGAACTCGGTGTTCCAGGTGATCGCGTTCTCGGCCCTCGGGTGGTTCTACCTGTCCGTGCTGCCTGGGTGGCTCGGCCTTGAGCGGTCCGGCCTCGATGTGTCCGTGTGGGAGATCGCCCGCAGCGTGCTGATCTTCCTCGGCATCCCGCTCGCGGCCGGGTACCTGACGCGCCGGATCGGCGAGAAGGCCAAGGGGCGCGCTTGGTACGAGGCGAAGCTGATTCCGCGAATCGGCCCGTTTGCCCTGTACGGGCTGCTGTTCACGATCGTCATTCTCTTCGCGCTGCAAGGCGATGCGATCACCTCGCAACCGCTCGACGTCGCCCGTATCGCGCTGCCGCTGCTCGTGTACTTCGCCCTGATGTGGGCGGGCTCCATGGCACTTGGACGATCCGTCGGACTCAACTACTCCCGTGCGACGACGCTCGCGTTCACGGCCGCCGGCAACAACTTCGAGCTGGCCATCGCGGTAGCCATCGCGACGTTCGGCGCCACCTCCGGACAGGCCCTCGCGGGCGTGGTCGGCCCGCTTATCGAAGTACCCGTGCTGATCGGCCTCGTCTACGTCGCGCTGTACGCACGGCGCTACTTCACCATCGCCGAACCGCTGCCCGAGGAAGGCCCTGCCCGTGCCTGA
- a CDS encoding DUF2332 family protein codes for MVVNAGNTGHVGGAGGAWAVAERYREFSWHRARGRSEAHEELSARIGQDEEFCALLSGALPAGEKQQPALLLAAVRHLDGPHADLGPRGAAAYERWREWTVRHWDEVRAVIMRRTPRTDEPAHCAALLPLLATLPQPLALLEAGTTAGLGLHPDRYRYRYAHAPFAHAPFADGAKDGPGDGPEDEPGNGLGHGRAGPRTEAGAPESPAVFGCRTDWPAQELAGRLPRIVWRAGITSDPLDPVSEPEDLRWLQALVWPGDGERAARLSAAVEAVRTAPRPRMVRGDLVGDLPALAAEAPPEATLVIFHSEALGSLPPARREEFARLVRSLLDGRPGGGHWISHEPHAVLPWITPPAHRSPHPDRPDARLTLALDERPVALTGPHGRSLHRLPAPADTANTANPANTANPADAPGT; via the coding sequence ATGGTCGTCAACGCCGGGAACACCGGTCATGTCGGGGGCGCCGGTGGCGCATGGGCAGTGGCGGAGCGGTACCGGGAGTTCTCCTGGCACCGGGCGCGGGGGCGGTCCGAGGCGCACGAGGAGTTGAGCGCGCGGATCGGCCAGGACGAGGAGTTCTGCGCGCTGTTGTCGGGGGCGCTGCCCGCCGGCGAGAAGCAGCAGCCGGCCCTGCTGCTCGCCGCCGTCCGCCACCTCGACGGACCGCACGCCGATCTGGGCCCGCGCGGTGCGGCCGCGTACGAACGGTGGCGCGAGTGGACGGTCCGGCACTGGGACGAGGTGCGCGCGGTCATCATGCGGCGCACCCCCCGGACCGACGAACCGGCCCACTGCGCCGCACTGCTGCCGCTGCTCGCCACCCTGCCGCAGCCGCTGGCACTGCTGGAGGCCGGGACGACCGCGGGGCTGGGCCTGCACCCCGACCGCTATCGCTACCGCTACGCGCACGCCCCGTTCGCGCACGCCCCGTTCGCGGACGGCGCGAAGGACGGGCCGGGGGACGGGCCGGAGGACGAGCCGGGGAACGGGCTGGGACACGGCCGTGCGGGCCCCCGTACCGAGGCCGGGGCGCCGGAGAGTCCGGCGGTGTTCGGATGCCGTACGGACTGGCCGGCCCAGGAGCTGGCCGGCCGGCTGCCCCGGATCGTCTGGCGGGCGGGCATCACCTCCGATCCGCTCGACCCGGTGTCGGAGCCGGAGGACCTGCGCTGGCTGCAGGCGCTCGTCTGGCCGGGCGACGGAGAGCGGGCGGCGCGGCTGTCGGCGGCCGTCGAGGCGGTGCGGACGGCGCCGCGGCCGCGGATGGTGCGCGGCGATCTGGTCGGCGACCTGCCCGCGCTCGCCGCCGAGGCGCCGCCCGAGGCCACCCTGGTCATCTTCCACAGCGAGGCGCTGGGCTCGCTTCCGCCCGCCCGCCGCGAGGAGTTCGCGCGGCTCGTCCGGTCGCTGCTCGACGGCCGTCCCGGCGGCGGGCACTGGATCTCCCACGAGCCGCACGCCGTCCTGCCGTGGATCACCCCGCCCGCGCACCGCTCGCCCCACCCGGACCGGCCGGACGCCCGGCTCACCCTCGCCCTGGACGAACGCCCGGTCGCCCTCACCGGTCCGCACGGCCGGAGCCTGCACCGACTGCCGGCCCCGGCAGACACGGCCAACACGGCCAACCCAGCCAACACAGCAAACCCAGCAGACGCACCCGGAACCTGA
- a CDS encoding DUF6415 family natural product biosynthesis protein: MDATRADQQPMPGQLRPSGTDGIDQIKADIAAALRSTIVLPPYDEVLGLIDTLKGHLGPLIEQAEEHVQEHRPGEVAWYREHAQIDNAQFQLRSGPGDGLVSAVRRLQSLARSVQQLLRQIHHEQGA; encoded by the coding sequence ATGGATGCCACCCGTGCCGATCAGCAGCCGATGCCGGGTCAGTTGCGCCCGTCGGGCACCGACGGCATCGACCAGATCAAGGCGGACATCGCCGCAGCTCTGCGCTCCACCATTGTCCTTCCCCCGTACGACGAGGTCCTCGGGCTGATCGACACACTCAAGGGGCACCTCGGCCCGCTTATCGAACAGGCCGAAGAGCACGTACAGGAGCACCGGCCGGGCGAGGTCGCCTGGTATCGGGAACACGCCCAGATCGACAACGCCCAGTTCCAGCTGCGGTCCGGGCCTGGCGATGGGCTGGTGTCGGCCGTCCGTCGCCTTCAGTCGCTGGCCCGGTCCGTTCAGCAGCTGCTGCGCCAGATCCACCACGAACAGGGGGCGTGA